The Solibacillus sp. FSL W7-1436 genome window below encodes:
- the hemL gene encoding glutamate-1-semialdehyde 2,1-aminomutase yields MRSYEKSKAAFTEAVDLMPGGVNSPVRAFKSVNLDPIFMDSGKGAVIKDIDGNEYIDYVLSWGPLILGHAHPEVVSAIQDQAAKGASFGAPTVSENKLAKLVMDRLPSVEMIRFVSSGTEATMSALRLARGFTGRDKILKFEGSYHGHGDSLLIKAGSGVATLGLPDSPGVPADIAKNTLTVAYNDLESAKLVFEKFGADLAAVILEPVAGNMGVVPPQPGFLEGLRKLTEENGTVLIFDEVMTGFRVDYGCAQEYYGIKPDLTCLGKVIGGGLPVGAFGGKREIMEKIAPAGPIYQAGTLSGNPLAMTAGYETLSRLNKDSYEYFRKLGDQLEEGFRAAATKYNIPHTVNRAGSMIGFFFTNEDVIDFESAKSSDLELFAEYFKLMAEEGIFLPPSQFEGLFISTAHTEEHIAKTVQAFHNVFEKLAR; encoded by the coding sequence TTGGATCCGATATTTATGGATTCGGGCAAAGGTGCAGTAATTAAAGACATTGATGGCAATGAATATATTGACTATGTTTTATCATGGGGTCCTTTAATTTTAGGACATGCACACCCGGAAGTTGTTTCGGCTATTCAGGATCAGGCAGCTAAAGGTGCGTCATTCGGTGCCCCTACTGTTTCAGAAAACAAATTGGCAAAGCTTGTAATGGACCGTTTGCCATCAGTGGAAATGATTCGTTTTGTATCATCAGGTACAGAAGCAACAATGTCTGCACTACGCTTAGCGCGTGGATTTACTGGGCGTGACAAAATTTTGAAATTTGAAGGTTCATACCATGGTCATGGGGATTCACTGCTCATTAAAGCAGGTTCAGGTGTAGCGACACTTGGTTTACCGGACTCACCGGGTGTTCCGGCCGATATTGCCAAAAACACATTAACGGTTGCTTATAATGATCTGGAATCTGCAAAATTAGTATTCGAAAAATTCGGCGCTGATTTAGCTGCAGTTATTTTAGAACCGGTTGCCGGAAATATGGGTGTTGTTCCACCACAGCCAGGTTTCCTTGAAGGGTTGCGTAAACTGACAGAAGAAAATGGAACGGTTTTAATTTTCGATGAAGTTATGACAGGATTCCGTGTAGACTATGGCTGTGCCCAGGAATATTACGGAATTAAACCTGACCTTACTTGTTTAGGCAAAGTAATCGGTGGAGGTTTACCGGTTGGTGCATTTGGCGGAAAGCGCGAAATTATGGAGAAAATCGCTCCGGCGGGTCCTATTTACCAGGCAGGTACATTATCAGGTAACCCGTTAGCGATGACAGCCGGCTATGAAACATTAAGCCGTCTGAACAAAGACTCATATGAATACTTCCGCAAACTGGGAGATCAGTTGGAAGAAGGTTTCCGTGCGGCAGCGACGAAATACAATATTCCGCATACAGTAAATCGTGCAGGGTCGATGATTGGTTTCTTCTTCACGAACGAAGATGTTATCGATTTTGAATCGGCGAAAAGTTCGGATTTAGAGCTGTTTGCAGAATACTTCAAGCTAATGGCCGAAGAAGGAATTTTCCTGCCGCCATCACAATTTGAAGGATTATTTATTTCAACTGCGCATACAGAAGAACATATCGCAAAAACAGTTCAGGCATTCCATAATGTCTTTGAAAAATTAGCGAGATAA
- a CDS encoding bifunctional folylpolyglutamate synthase/dihydrofolate synthase: MIPLLDVYKERWQVESERAIKPGLDAIESALRLLGQPEKQLNVVHLAGTNGKGSTLAFIEGMAREYGLSVGKFMSPCIVDVHDQIQIDGRPITNEQMDRMFQQLAKAGLSGKLTDFELLTAVALLYFAEQKPDLVLIEAGMGGREDSTNVVTPIVSVVPSIALEHTNFLGNTLTSIAYHKAGILKENRPAVIGEMSDEATEVFEKEAVQKNVPLFKFGTDFFVSIKEGKEAYNYPLLHLEIPELQRQLLGQHQGHNMTLAITAFLEVLKKFELPIDVQKIRTGVNNALLAGRFEQIRPNLYFDGAHNPASIQSLVDTVKEHFPNKRIEFVIGLLADKDVKTILRLLEEVGDAFYFADIHNERAMQAMTLYELSQAKEKQIIDDVNEFLQGPVIGETVRIVTGSLYLLSEIRRNMH; encoded by the coding sequence ATGATTCCGTTACTGGATGTTTACAAAGAGCGTTGGCAAGTGGAAAGTGAACGTGCCATCAAGCCGGGTTTGGACGCAATTGAATCCGCGCTTCGTCTTCTTGGTCAGCCTGAAAAACAGCTGAATGTAGTCCATTTGGCGGGAACGAACGGAAAAGGTTCAACACTGGCTTTTATTGAAGGAATGGCACGTGAATACGGGTTATCAGTCGGGAAGTTTATGTCACCTTGTATTGTAGATGTTCATGATCAAATACAGATTGATGGCCGGCCCATCACAAATGAGCAGATGGACCGGATGTTTCAGCAGCTGGCGAAAGCAGGACTTAGCGGAAAACTGACAGATTTTGAGCTATTGACGGCGGTGGCGCTTTTATACTTTGCCGAGCAAAAGCCGGACCTAGTGTTAATCGAAGCAGGCATGGGCGGCAGAGAAGACAGCACAAATGTGGTGACACCGATTGTCTCGGTTGTCCCGAGCATCGCTTTGGAACATACAAATTTTTTAGGCAATACATTAACGAGCATCGCATATCATAAAGCCGGCATATTGAAAGAAAATCGTCCAGCGGTAATCGGAGAAATGTCAGATGAGGCTACGGAAGTTTTCGAAAAGGAAGCCGTTCAGAAAAATGTGCCGTTATTCAAGTTCGGTACCGACTTTTTCGTTTCGATAAAGGAAGGAAAAGAAGCGTATAATTATCCATTACTGCATCTGGAAATTCCTGAATTGCAGCGTCAGCTATTAGGGCAACATCAGGGACATAATATGACATTGGCCATTACTGCATTTCTTGAAGTTCTAAAGAAGTTTGAATTGCCGATAGATGTCCAAAAGATCCGCACGGGTGTGAACAATGCATTACTTGCCGGGCGTTTTGAACAAATCCGACCGAACCTTTATTTTGATGGCGCACATAATCCTGCTAGTATTCAGTCATTAGTGGATACGGTAAAAGAACACTTTCCAAACAAGCGAATCGAGTTTGTCATCGGTTTGCTGGCGGACAAGGATGTCAAAACAATTTTACGGTTATTGGAAGAAGTCGGTGATGCATTCTATTTCGCTGATATTCATAATGAACGGGCGATGCAGGCAATGACTCTTTATGAACTTAGTCAGGCGAAGGAAAAACAAATAATTGATGACGTAAATGAATTTTTACAAGGCCCGGTAATAGGTGAAACAGTACGGATTGTTACCGGTTCACTCTATTTACTGAGTGAAATTCGACGAAATATGCACTGA
- a CDS encoding bifunctional folylpolyglutamate synthase/dihydrofolate synthase: MFQTMEQCTDFIFKLKASQYKGEPLQSAKIILEALGNPEQKTKFIHFAGSNGKGSTLNAAREIFMEHGLTVGAFISPHLERANERVTINKQQISDEDFLRIANKIAEIIEKKMDGKFPSFFEFVTLLALKYFSEQPLDIALLETGIGGRLDSTNVVTPEVSVITTISLEHTDMLGETYAEIAAEKAGIIKQGKPVVVGVKNAEALAVIQHTAARLHAPIYTLGEHFYVENQKGAHFDYRGNINIDKIELAMAGEHQMANAALAITAAQLYLEFFDAQKVKLALQHAKWEGRFERVRPNIILDGAHNSEGTTALIDTLKETAPHLKVKFVYAALQDKDHGISIKLMDEAASEMHFTQISLPRAATAKQLYEQSTHSKKFMHLNWQKLIEKEMNDLAEGELLVITGSLYFIAEVRSLFAERGWIS, from the coding sequence ATGTTTCAAACAATGGAGCAATGCACAGATTTTATTTTTAAATTAAAGGCAAGCCAATATAAAGGGGAGCCCTTACAGTCAGCGAAGATCATTCTGGAGGCGCTCGGCAACCCGGAACAAAAAACAAAATTCATCCATTTTGCAGGTTCCAACGGTAAAGGTTCAACATTAAATGCGGCACGAGAGATTTTTATGGAGCACGGCTTAACGGTCGGTGCCTTCATATCTCCGCATCTTGAACGTGCCAACGAACGGGTGACAATCAACAAACAGCAAATTTCCGATGAAGATTTTTTGCGTATTGCAAATAAGATAGCGGAAATTATTGAAAAAAAAATGGACGGAAAATTCCCGAGCTTTTTTGAGTTCGTGACATTGCTTGCCCTAAAATACTTCTCGGAACAGCCATTGGATATCGCACTTCTTGAAACCGGTATTGGAGGGCGTTTGGACTCCACAAATGTTGTGACGCCGGAAGTGAGTGTGATTACAACAATTTCGCTTGAGCATACGGATATGCTCGGTGAGACATATGCTGAAATCGCAGCAGAAAAAGCAGGAATTATTAAGCAAGGTAAACCGGTCGTAGTCGGAGTGAAAAATGCGGAGGCGCTGGCGGTCATTCAGCACACAGCAGCACGGCTGCATGCTCCGATCTATACGTTGGGTGAACACTTTTATGTGGAGAATCAAAAAGGTGCTCATTTTGACTACCGGGGAAATATTAACATCGACAAAATTGAACTTGCCATGGCAGGGGAACACCAAATGGCCAATGCCGCGCTTGCCATTACGGCAGCACAATTATATCTTGAATTCTTTGATGCGCAAAAAGTAAAACTGGCCCTGCAGCATGCGAAGTGGGAAGGGCGTTTTGAAAGAGTGCGTCCCAATATTATTTTGGACGGTGCCCATAATTCTGAAGGGACAACTGCTCTCATCGATACATTAAAGGAAACTGCACCACATCTTAAAGTGAAGTTCGTCTATGCCGCGTTACAGGATAAGGACCATGGTATAAGTATAAAATTAATGGATGAAGCGGCATCTGAAATGCATTTCACCCAAATTAGTTTACCGCGCGCAGCAACAGCGAAGCAGCTATATGAGCAAAGCACACATTCAAAAAAGTTTATGCATTTGAACTGGCAGAAACTAATTGAAAAAGAAATGAATGATTTGGCTGAAGGTGAGCTGCTTGTTATTACCGGCTCTTTATATTTTATTGCTGAAGTGCGCAGTCTGTTTGCAGAAAGAGGGTGGATTTCATGA
- a CDS encoding alanine racemase, whose translation MQQWEMKETFTFPKQLGNVQENSKIVVEPKWHEEISEDSVVVRGIYVVKGNIQFDHVAREDEIEDGIYIEHMDIEKDQGYFEYALPFSVDFPNDDIQTVSLRIEDIKVEPNNGYCSCSWAVHCDVEKKVQAVAEVEKPAPVKEVVVEQPKEEEKPRLQAEKEIESTQMPQTVPHELDFLEQLADAYSRVQIQLKK comes from the coding sequence ATGCAACAGTGGGAAATGAAAGAGACATTTACATTTCCAAAGCAATTAGGAAATGTTCAAGAGAATTCTAAAATAGTAGTTGAACCGAAATGGCATGAAGAGATTAGCGAAGATTCCGTCGTAGTAAGAGGAATTTATGTAGTAAAAGGAAATATTCAATTTGATCATGTAGCACGCGAGGATGAAATTGAGGATGGTATCTATATCGAACATATGGATATTGAAAAAGATCAAGGCTATTTCGAATACGCCCTGCCTTTTTCAGTAGATTTTCCAAATGATGATATTCAAACTGTTTCGCTTCGCATAGAGGATATTAAAGTAGAGCCGAATAATGGCTACTGTTCATGCAGCTGGGCAGTCCATTGCGATGTGGAAAAGAAAGTACAAGCAGTTGCTGAAGTAGAAAAGCCGGCACCGGTTAAAGAAGTCGTTGTCGAACAGCCTAAAGAAGAGGAAAAACCCCGACTTCAAGCGGAGAAGGAGATTGAATCAACGCAGATGCCCCAAACCGTTCCCCATGAGCTTGATTTTCTGGAACAGCTGGCAGATGCATATAGCCGCGTGCAAATACAATTGAAAAAATAA
- a CDS encoding translation initiation factor 2, which translates to MKALRNNAIFQAMFIGSITGLAGVILFVFILQLPSTTEEAAETIPTTVQTPEEQQVQQQYFALQHGVFSNFDSAAQFLGTYPTLNKAAVVKVGEQYFVWSRLDTEKVETALTVVPTGFYKKITISSSCPNPAELQLPVTLKDSKLFSAEETEPIDKKQVPEDWTGIMTEVSKLSTNPNVVRLHMFINYFESLDCLKVTF; encoded by the coding sequence ATGAAAGCTTTAAGGAATAATGCCATTTTTCAAGCAATGTTCATTGGAAGTATTACAGGGCTTGCTGGCGTCATACTATTTGTTTTTATTCTGCAACTACCCTCAACTACCGAAGAAGCTGCAGAAACAATCCCGACAACTGTTCAAACACCTGAGGAGCAGCAAGTACAGCAACAGTATTTTGCATTGCAGCACGGTGTTTTTTCAAATTTTGATAGTGCAGCACAATTTTTGGGGACTTATCCTACGTTAAATAAAGCAGCCGTTGTTAAAGTGGGCGAACAGTATTTTGTCTGGTCACGGTTGGATACAGAAAAAGTGGAAACCGCATTAACGGTTGTGCCTACAGGTTTTTACAAAAAAATTACGATTTCAAGCAGCTGTCCGAATCCTGCCGAACTGCAGCTGCCGGTCACATTGAAAGATTCGAAACTGTTCTCGGCAGAGGAGACAGAACCAATTGACAAAAAACAGGTACCGGAGGACTGGACAGGGATTATGACAGAAGTTTCAAAGCTTTCCACGAATCCTAATGTTGTTCGTCTGCATATGTTTATAAATTATTTTGAGAGTCTTGACTGCTTGAAAGTAACATTTTAA
- a CDS encoding valine--tRNA ligase yields MTEITMPTKYDPQQTEAGRYEWWLKGKFFEADPTSDKEPYSIVIPPPNVTGKLHLGHAWDTTLQDILIRMKRMQGYDALWLPGMDHAGIATQAKVEEKLRGEGISRYDLGREKFLEKTWEWKEEYASHIRAQWSKLGLGLDYTKERFTLDEGLSDAVKEVFVKLYEKGYIYRGERIINWDPAAKTALSDIEVIHKEVEGAFYHMEYPLADGSGKLRVATTRPETMLGDSGVAVHPEDERYAHLVGKTVILPIVGREIPIVADDYVDMEFGTGVVKMTPAHDPNDFEVGNRHDLERILVMNEDGTMNDLAGKYAGMDRFECRKQIVADLQEAGVLIEIEPHVHQVGHSERTNAVVEPYLSKQWFVKMAPLAEEALKMQADENEKVNFVPNRFENTYNRWMENIHDWCISRQLWWGHQIPAWYNKETGELYVGKEAPEDAENWTQDEDVLDTWFSSALWPFSTMDWPNEESEMFKRYYPTNTLVTGYDIIFFWVSRMIFQGKEFTGERPFKDVLIHGLVRDAEGRKMSKSLGNGVDPMDVIDQYGADSLRYFLATGSSPGQDLRYSTEKVESTWNFVNKIWNASRFALMNMEGLTYEQIDLTGNLSTADKWILSRLNETIDRVTTLSDKYEFGEVGRELYNFIWDDFCSWYIEMAKLPLYGEDEAAKLTTRSVLAHVLDNTMRLLHPFMPFVTEEIWQHLPHEGESITVAAWPTVNPAFNFTAEAGDMQLLMDIIRAVRNIRAEVNTPMSKKVPMTISAKDEQTSAVLEVNKGYIEKFCNPDGLTIGANLEAPAQAMSAVVSGAEIFMPLAGLINIEEEIARLEKELDKWAKEVKLVSGKLSNERFVSKAPEALVATEREKLADYEAKYATVEKRIAELKNM; encoded by the coding sequence ATGACGGAAATTACAATGCCAACAAAATACGATCCGCAGCAAACTGAAGCCGGCCGCTATGAATGGTGGTTAAAAGGCAAGTTTTTCGAAGCAGATCCAACAAGCGATAAGGAACCATATTCTATTGTTATCCCGCCGCCAAACGTAACAGGCAAACTGCATCTTGGCCACGCTTGGGATACAACATTGCAAGATATTCTAATTCGTATGAAACGCATGCAAGGGTATGATGCACTATGGTTGCCAGGTATGGACCATGCGGGTATTGCGACACAGGCAAAAGTTGAGGAAAAATTACGCGGTGAAGGTATTTCCCGCTATGACCTTGGCCGTGAAAAGTTCCTTGAAAAAACATGGGAATGGAAAGAAGAATATGCTTCTCACATCCGTGCACAATGGTCGAAGTTAGGTTTGGGCCTAGACTATACTAAAGAGCGTTTCACACTTGATGAAGGCTTATCTGATGCAGTAAAAGAAGTATTCGTTAAATTATACGAAAAAGGCTATATTTACCGCGGTGAGCGTATTATTAACTGGGACCCGGCTGCCAAAACAGCCCTTTCAGACATCGAAGTAATCCATAAAGAAGTAGAAGGCGCATTTTATCATATGGAATACCCGCTTGCTGATGGTTCTGGTAAATTACGCGTTGCAACAACTCGCCCGGAGACAATGCTAGGTGACTCTGGTGTAGCTGTACACCCGGAAGATGAGCGCTATGCACACTTAGTAGGGAAAACAGTTATTTTACCTATCGTAGGTCGTGAAATTCCGATCGTTGCAGATGACTACGTAGATATGGAATTCGGTACAGGTGTTGTGAAAATGACACCAGCACATGACCCGAACGACTTTGAAGTTGGGAACCGTCATGACCTGGAACGTATTTTAGTGATGAACGAAGATGGTACAATGAATGACTTAGCCGGCAAATATGCGGGTATGGATCGTTTCGAATGCCGTAAGCAAATCGTTGCAGATTTACAAGAAGCAGGCGTATTAATCGAAATCGAGCCACATGTACACCAAGTTGGACATTCAGAGCGTACGAATGCTGTTGTAGAACCATATCTTTCTAAACAGTGGTTCGTAAAAATGGCTCCACTTGCTGAAGAAGCGCTAAAAATGCAGGCTGATGAAAACGAAAAAGTAAACTTCGTACCAAATCGTTTTGAAAACACATATAACCGCTGGATGGAAAATATCCATGACTGGTGTATTTCCCGTCAATTATGGTGGGGACATCAAATCCCGGCTTGGTATAACAAAGAAACAGGCGAGCTTTATGTAGGTAAAGAAGCACCCGAAGATGCCGAGAATTGGACACAGGACGAAGATGTTCTTGATACATGGTTCTCATCTGCTTTATGGCCGTTTTCTACAATGGATTGGCCAAATGAAGAATCTGAAATGTTCAAGCGCTACTACCCGACAAATACGTTAGTAACGGGCTATGACATCATCTTCTTCTGGGTAAGCCGTATGATTTTCCAAGGGAAAGAATTTACAGGCGAGCGTCCATTTAAAGATGTTTTAATCCATGGTTTAGTTCGTGATGCTGAAGGACGCAAAATGTCCAAATCACTTGGTAACGGGGTTGACCCGATGGATGTAATCGACCAATATGGTGCGGATTCATTGCGTTACTTCCTTGCAACAGGTTCATCTCCAGGTCAGGATCTACGTTACTCTACAGAAAAAGTGGAATCTACATGGAACTTCGTAAATAAAATCTGGAATGCTTCTCGTTTTGCATTGATGAACATGGAAGGCCTGACATATGAGCAAATCGATTTAACAGGTAACCTTTCAACAGCGGATAAATGGATTCTTTCACGCTTGAATGAAACAATTGACCGTGTGACAACATTATCTGATAAATACGAGTTCGGTGAAGTAGGCCGTGAACTATACAACTTCATTTGGGATGACTTCTGTTCATGGTATATCGAAATGGCGAAATTGCCATTATACGGTGAAGACGAAGCGGCTAAATTAACGACACGTTCAGTACTTGCTCACGTTTTAGACAACACGATGCGTTTACTGCACCCATTCATGCCTTTCGTAACAGAAGAGATTTGGCAGCACTTGCCGCATGAAGGTGAGTCCATTACAGTTGCTGCATGGCCGACTGTAAATCCGGCATTCAACTTCACTGCAGAAGCAGGCGATATGCAGCTGTTAATGGATATTATCCGTGCTGTACGTAATATTCGCGCAGAAGTGAATACACCAATGAGCAAAAAAGTACCGATGACAATTTCAGCAAAAGATGAACAAACATCGGCAGTGCTTGAAGTGAACAAAGGCTATATTGAAAAATTCTGTAACCCGGATGGCTTAACAATCGGGGCAAATCTTGAAGCTCCGGCTCAGGCGATGTCAGCAGTTGTTTCAGGTGCAGAAATCTTCATGCCACTTGCAGGCTTAATCAATATTGAAGAAGAAATCGCACGTCTTGAAAAAGAGCTCGACAAATGGGCGAAAGAAGTCAAATTAGTTTCCGGAAAGCTATCGAATGAACGATTCGTTTCAAAAGCACCGGAAGCATTAGTAGCAACAGAGCGCGAAAAACTTGCGGATTATGAAGCAAAATACGCAACAGTTGAAAAACGCATTGCAGAACTGAAAAATATGTAA